The Fuscovulum sp. sequence CTTCGGGGAGGTAGCGACCCCCCGCTTCCAGCGCCACAACCTTGACGCCCTTTTGCGCCAGTTCGTTGGCCAGAACACCGCCGCCTGCGCCGGTGCCGATGATGACGACGACGGAGTCGTCGGTCAGGTCAAATTTCGCAACCATTGGTAAGCCCCCCTTACAGCCAGTTGATGTCGTCAAAGCCTCGCTCAATGTAGCCACCGAGCGAGAAGCTTTCGCCCTCGTAGCCAAAGATCGGCCACAGAGCTTTCTGGTTGTAGAGACCGGTCACGAGACCGGCGCGGATGGTCTGGAAGAAGGGTGTGTCTTCGATGGCTTTCAGGACGGCGACGCGGTCATCCTCCCAGCCGATGGACAGGTAATCGGCATGGCCTGCCGCCGTGGCGGCGGTGTTCAGGGCCGTGATGCCTGCCTCGACCTGTTCGGCGTTTTCAGCGCTGTCATAGCCTTTGACGGCGGTGGCGTAGAATTCATCGCCAACCTGATCGTGCGGGTAGATGTCACGCGCCATCTGGATGAGCGTGGCCATGGATTCGGGTTTGATGGCGGTGGTTTCCATCGCCCAGGCGGCATTGCCCGATGCGACGAAGCCCGCGCCGACAACAAAGCTGGCCCCTGCCGCGACCGAACGCGACAGCAGCTGGCGGCGGGTGAGGCCGAGGCCTTTTGGCCTTTCGCCCTTGAGTGGTTTTGTCATTGTCTCCTCCCTGAGCATGACGATGAGTGGTGCGATGGGGGCGGCTCCTCCGATCCGCCCACCATCGGGTTCAGAGGTAA is a genomic window containing:
- a CDS encoding Twin-arginine translocation pathway signal; protein product: MTKPLKGERPKGLGLTRRQLLSRSVAAGASFVVGAGFVASGNAAWAMETTAIKPESMATLIQMARDIYPHDQVGDEFYATAVKGYDSAENAEQVEAGITALNTAATAAGHADYLSIGWEDDRVAVLKAIEDTPFFQTIRAGLVTGLYNQKALWPIFGYEGESFSLGGYIERGFDDINWL